GAAGTCAGACAATACCATCAttaaagaactattaatattatgttgatTACATGGGTGTTCTGCTGCTATGTGTTAGCCACCTACTAACAGAAATCCATCCAACTGAATTACCAAAGTCATACGCTGTCTCAAAAACTTGCTTCAATCACTTCTCATTCAGACTGAGACGAGGTCTTATGGAGAATGGAAGCTCTGAATAACAGAGCTAAGGGAAAGCTTGGACAGTAcctttttgcagatgaggaaactcaagcAAAGAGAAGTGAGATGACTCAGAAAACCACTGATACATGAATATGTCTGCAGGATATTGTGCCTACACCAGCACTCTGTTCCTAGAGTAAGTCTTGTTAGCAATCATGGACCTGTATAAAGGTGGGTCCCATGACAGTAACAGAGACCATGAGGCTGTAGGTTCAAAGTCAAGAATTCAGGTGAGTCATTGTTGGTTAGCTTCCTTTCAGAGACAACTAACCAAAGCTGCATGAGAACATCAAGGCTCTCAGAGACTAAAACCCTAACataatattcctttgtggttATCTCATaacctgtattatttttttctaagaagttGAGATTCCAGTGATACCCCTGGTACCCTGCTTCCTTCCTGACACCCTCCTCACTTTTCTATTTGAATCTGCCGTTTCCTCTGGAAAGTTTAGATGGGAATGTCAATCAATTTCAGTTAAGATGTCACCCCTGCTCTAAAAATACTAATGTTATACACAAAAAGAACTgttcattaaaacaaacaaaaaattctaaaCCCTATCCCCATATTTGAATAATcttttccatccatccattagACCTTCTCTGGTCTTGGGTTGTCAGCCACGATGGCACTTCCAAGATACGTTTGTCAtactatattttatgtattaagaGCACGCCAAACAGTGGCCTTTCCCACTGCAGAGAGAAGTAAAATCACACATAAATAATTAGGAACGGCCACAAAAAGTTGCAGAGACAAATCTTTCTCAACAGGTACTCAGGTCTTAGAGATAATCTGAAAAGTCTGACAAACACTCTCTCCTTGAACAGCCTCTTCCCTGGCCCCCTGGCCaacacctccccccccccaccaccaccttttGCATGCCCAacccagttttagcaagaatcctgctaagtcagtttagagAAAAGACtccacccttgatatctgatcatcattgatatctgatcaccctggcaGACCTTCCGCAAGAATCCTGTtaagtcagtttagccagaatccctcTACTCTAGATGTTTCCTCTcggtaattttccatccactgaccctcTTCATTCTGCCTCTTGGCTGTAAATTCCCAGCTGTCTTTCCTGTGTTCTGTGTTGAATCCCGTCTTTCTCCCCAATTGTGATAATCTTGACACCTATCTCAATAaccctgaataaagtcttccttattCTTTCAACCAGCATCagagtaattttttctttaacaagttCCCAACAAAAAACGCAAATCCAAAATCTTTTTCTGGAATGAGAAGACAGAGCTTCAGGGCTTCTCAGATCACTTTCGCTGTATCGTCCACAGAGATGCGAGTGAGCAACCCCTTTGAACGTTCTGCAGGTGGAAGATCCTTCTATTCGCCTTACATGCTGGGGATTTAACAGGCAACAACTACAAAAATCAGGAAGTTCCTTCTCCATGTATGTTACCAAGTTCTGGACGTAACCCTGCCAGAATAGAGCCTTCGTCCCCAAAGACCCCTCCTCATGCCCCTACGCTGCCTGGCTCGGTCCGTCTTCAGGCTCTTCCTGGAAGCGACGCAGGGAAGGCCCCGAGCGCTCACCCAAGCCAGCGCACCCACCGGCGAATGCAAATGAGCACCTGGAGGCGCACCCACGTTACACTCGGTTACAAAACAAATCCGGGCTCTTCCTGCCTCACCCCGCCGGGGTCACACGCGGCGCTGGAAGCAGTCGGCGCCCGGCGGGGCGGCCGGCGGGGGACGGCGGGGGACGCCGGCCGGAAGCCGCGCCGGGAGGAGGGTCCGCGAGCCCGCTCGGGCGCCGTCCCCCGGCGCCGCCGAGGCCTGCTGACATCAGCCGCGCTCCTCCCCTCGCCTCCCAACACCCTCAGCTCCGGCCggaccctcctcctcccaccacgTGTCCCGCCCGCTCCCTCCCGAGGGGCCGCGCGCACGGGAAGCCGGAGAGGCGGAGAGGATGGCGCCGTGACCGCCGCGCCGGAGCCCTCGCGTCCCCAGCCCGCGGCCCGGCCGCTCGGCCCGGCGGTGAGTGCgcgcgggcggcggggcgggggcggcgcggcCCCTCCCCGGGCCcagggcggcgggggcgggggcgccgAGGCTGCACCTTCGCCGCCGCCTTTGTTGCGGGCCCGCCGGGGGCGGCAGGTgcgccggggccgggcgggggcccGGCGGGGaggcgggccgggcggcgggcggcgggagCGCTCCCGGCGCGGGGCCGCGGGGAGGGGAAATGGGACAAGATGGTGGAGACACCCGAGCGCgcccgggggcggcggcggcggcgggcggggcggcgaTCTGGCCGCGGGCACCTCCGCGCGGCGCCGGCGGGGAGGCCGCGGCTGAGTGCGCGCCCCGCCGCCGGGGTCCGAAGCCCGTCCCGCCCGCCCCGGACCCGCCCCTGCCGCGTTCGCCCGTCTCTTTCGGAAATATCGAAGAAGCTGCCTTTGAACTCTGGAGGGATCTTTCCTTTGAAGTCCGGGAGGATGCGGCCCGCAAGATGCGCCCCCGCCCCGCACCTGGGAATCGCCCACgcccctgggaggcaggagcGTGGCCCATTGTGCTGGCCGAGGGGCCGCCGAATGAGAATTTGCGGCCCAGGAGCGACGAGTCATCTCCCGGTCGGGCGGGCCCTAGCACCTCTGGGGGTATCCAGGCGTACCCCTCACTGTGTGTCACTGACTCCCGGCTTAGCAAAGTCCCTTAAGGCAGAACGACCATTTTCTGAACCAGCTTTTGGACAGAACCTTTGAATTTGGAAAATCCAGATGATGAGCCTTCTGAGCCAACCACTGCTGATGCTTAACTGCCTTCTAGTACCAACCCAGTTGAGTAAGTGTCCTGTCTGTGTCCAGGCGCCTTCGCTCCCTCCGATGCCTGTTTGGGCCGCACTGGCTGTGAGAAAGTCCTGTCTGTCAGTGCCGGTTCGAAACCTGTTCCGGGAATGTTTACGCACTGGCCTCGGTTCTGCCCTTCAGCCTCTACAGGCCGGTCTGGTCTCTTCTGTAGATcgcttttaaatatttgaaggcaGCCAGATACATTATCTACCCACCCGCAGCCCCTCTTATCATAATTAAATATGTCACCTTCTCGCCTCCCGGCCGATTCTGTTCCCTTCTGTCCAGCCAGAACCATGCTTGGGGCAAAAGAGGTTTGTGTATGGCTGGGCCTTCCCACCTCCTCATGGGCTTTGGAGAGGTCACGCTGACACCTGGTTTTTCTGAACTGAATCTTGCTTGCAGAGATGGAGTCCACAGCCTACCCTCTCAACTTGACcctgaaagaagaggaagaggaggaagagattcAGAGCCGGGAACTGGAGGATGGCCCCGCAGATATGCAGAAAGTACGAATCTGCTCGGAGGGTGGATGGGTAAGTGAGAAGGCGCGGGGTCCGCGCAGGCCTGGGAGCCAGCCTTGCTTTCAGTCTCCTCCTCAGGCAGCCGTGGGAAGTAAAAATAGCCCAGCCCAGCCACGGTGTGTTTGCATTCCTGAGAAAACAGCCCTGTGGCTTTAAAAGGCAGTGCAGAGAATGGAGGAGGTGGTTATGGGAACAGTCCCTTCAGCCATGGAGCTTGTCATCCTTAATGTGGAAGTCCTAGAAGCCAAGAccttgtctctctccttcccacatTTTGCCTACACCCTGCTCGATACCAGGTACACTGTAGGCaccaaataaatgtttgctgactgACTGCTGGTTGAAGGGAACCATTTTAGGTAAGACTCGGGTCGCGGAGCTGACATGAAGAGAGTTAGGCCGGTTGGTTCTGCACGAGTACCTCTTAATCGGAGTTCACGCGAGACAACTGCAGGTCCTCCTGACCTGGACTGAAACGGTAGGCAGCGGGGAATACGGAGATTTAGCATATTCAGACAGAGTAGTGGGATGGAGGTAAACTACACCAATGTAAATGCAACAGATATTTATAGTTACATATACTCAGTCACAGTAGTTACTGGACTTCACAGTGATTAGGCAtgaatgataaacatttgaggcAACAAATTGGCATTGTTTTCTCTGCCTAGTTTTCAACTGTCCATAAACATTATCAGTATACGTAATATCCAAGGAGAGTCGCTATCCATAGAACCATGGTACTTCCAAATTGTTCAGTCCAGACCCCCTCGCACATTAGGGAACTGGGGTGCAGAAAGTTTATCTGCTTCACCCCAAGatacacatgtacacagacaTTTATTCTTAAAAGCAGGCTCCCTGAGCTGTACTCTTCAAAGTAATGCCTTTTGCTGTATGTATattatacctcaatttaaaaaaaaatacagcacaaCGCAGCCCCAGGCTCTGGGTTTGCCAGTCTGGCTGTGGAGGCCACGCTGCATTGGTGTGATCAGTGTTCCTTGCCCATCCCATCCTCCTCCTCGGCTCTGATCTGGGCAGGTGTCAGGACCATCTAGCCTGGAGCGAGTCATCAAGGCAGTAGAAATCCCGGGCTTTGAGGCTAAACTGGCCAGCCCAGAACATCTAGTTGGAGTGGAGAACCTTGGAAAACGGATGCAGTAAAAGTGAATACGTTGGGACAAGGAGAAAGGAGCAAGGTGAAGACCGTGCTTGGCTGGGCAAGAAGGAAGTAACCAGAGGAGCTGGAGGGGCCGGGCTGCTTCCTGGGGCTGGGGATTTGGCATTTGTGGCCTCCAGGCATCTGTCCTCCATCTCCAAGGTTACAGAGCGCAGTGCTGGGTGTAAAGACAGGATCCTGTCCTTGTGGAGTTCTAGTCTCGTGAGTGAGACAGAGAGGGAAACACCACAGTGAGTGCAGTGGGCAGAGGCAGTGGTGGAGGTCGGCCAAGGTGGGGAGGCCTGATCCAGGCTGGAGAACTCAGGGGGCTTCCTGGGCAAGGCCTGGTCTTGAGCAGTGAGTGGTTTTGCCCTCCTTCCCCCGGCCTGGACATTCAGCAATATCTAAAGACACTTCGGGTTGTCATTCATGACTTGGGTAGGGGTTGCGGGTGGCAGAtcctactggcatctagtggatagaagccagggatgctgctaaacgtTTACAAGGCACAGGatcccctcccacacacacacacgcaacaaagaattgtctggcccaaaatgtcaattgggctgaggttgagaaaccctgctctagagCATTAAattaggggaagaaaagaattgagtctgtttttaaatatgtgtttcgGTTGTAGAGAATTATGTTAGGGTGATCAATAAAAGCTTTCTAAGCATAAGAACTGTGCTGTATATTAAGCTAAACTACCATAGAATTGGAGTAGAAATACAATTTcacatagaaaagagaaaaaaaatgtactttgaacTGAGTCTTAgtcatgagtggaagcagccgaGGGAGGGAGGGGTTTGCACTCCGGGCCAGAGGACAGCGCGAGCAGCGAGGGCGAGGAGCCCGTGTGCAGAGTCAGGAGCAGCGCCTGCAGCTGGAACCTGACGTGCACAGCGGGGAGTGGAAGGGGATACGTAGaaggaggccaggccaggggccagggccTGCCAGGAGGGCTTGGTGTGAGCTCTCCTTCGCTGTGAGGAGTGAGTCCTCAGCCCATCTTTCTAAGGGAAGCCCCAGGCTGTCTAAGCCACCATGCTAAGATTAAGTGGCCTGCTGAGAAAggacaggctttggagtcagactttctagctgtgaccttgggcaagctgcttaaCCACTCTGTTTCCTTACGCATAGAAGTCGGTAGCAATCCGTCTGTCCCTAGCTTGTTTAAGGGATTCGATGAGCGGATGTATGTCTGTAGGCGGGAGTGCCTacaccgtgcctggcacacagcaggtgccccaTCCGTGCACCCGTACAATCATTCCCCTGCGGTCCCTGCCACCTGTGCCGGGTGGCTGTGAGCCTTCAGTGAGCCTGTGCATGGTGTAAGCACTTTGCAACGGTCACCCTTCCAGAGAggcccgggcagggcagggcagggcagggcataCAAGCTAGAGGAAGCACACCTACCCAATGCGGCCTTGATCttctgagggcagggaggggggcccCTACCTGCAAGGCCAAGAAAGGGTGTCTGAGGTTGTACCCAGACTGCCTGACTTGTCAGTTTTGCTCAGGGCTGGCCCTGTTTACCTTCTGGTGTGTTCGGCCAGATAAAAGGCCTCTGTGGAGCGCGGGGAGGCCAGCTCAGCAGGGCCTGGCCGGAGGCTTGCTCCCTCCCCACAGAGGGTTGCTGGGAGGAGGATTTCTGAGCCGCTGCACTGTGCCGCTGGAGCATAATGCGAGCTTGTTTGAAGATGCTCCGTGGCTCCGTCACGAATAGGAGGAGATGAGTCCCGCACCGGCCTCTGGCCTTCTCACAACTGCAAGGCTCCTCACACCTAATGTTTTCCCCAGGCGAGAACCTGTTACCCCTGGGAGTATTGCTAGCCCCTCTGGAATGACGCGCACAGCCAGTCCTGTGTCCCGTTTTATCAGCAAAGGGAAAGGGACTATAAATAGGTATGGCCTAGATCTGGAACTTTCTAGGGAGAAAAGAGGCCAAAGGGAGAGTTGTTTAAAGGCCTGGGAAGTGGGAAGGGAGTGGGCTGGAAAATTCCGGGGCTGACTGGCTTTCCAGGTTGAGGATGTCTGCAGAAAGCCTGGAAACCAAGCCGTTTTTACCTCCTAGTATTTCACACTTGGTGATTTTCGTCCATTCTTACTCCAAAGAGTAGGCTCGGCTTTATGACAGTTAAAATCTCATGATTCTCTGAAACTGTTCCAAGTGGAACAAAAGAAGGGAGATCCAGAGATGATTCGCCTAGATCGTTTgttcaaaaacacatttttaagtggCTGCTAGCTACAGCAGGTGCCCTGGGCTTAGGGAAGCAAAAAGGGGTAAGCACAGGTTCTGTCCTGAACGAGTTCATACCCTAGTGCAGGGAGCAGACGAGTAAACCTAAGGAATACTGCAGTGTGACAAGTGCCACCATAGTGTTGAGCCCAGGGCATCACGGGAACATGGGTGTGCTCACGGCATGGGACAGAGTGGGCTCCCTGAGGGGCAGGTCGTCTGTGCTGTCTTGGAAGATGGGTGGGTGTCAGCCAGGCCAGGAAcggggaggcccagggagaaTGTGGGCCAAGGGGTCAAGGTGCCGGGGGACGGTTTGTTCAGGAACTGCAAGCAGCTGAGTACAGGTGAGCACACAGGTGCGGGAGGGTCGAAGGTTAATCCTCAGGGGGACAGCTCTGTTCTCTGGATAGCCAGAGCCTTGGCGTCAGACAGTGCCGGATCTAAACCGCAACACTGCCGCTTCCTGGCTGGGTGACCTTAGCCTGCAAATGAGTCCTCTCTGAGCCCATTTCCTCCTTGATTAAGTGGGGGCATCTCTGCTCCCCCCAGGGTTGTTGGGGGGAAATAAATGAAGCAGTCACAGGGCTTTTCCTAGTAGGTGCGCGCAGGGGCTGTGGGGCGGGCGAGAGTGAGCGGGTGAGGGCGGAGAGGCCGGTGTAGCCCAGTGACTGAGGGCCCGGCGCCTGGGCGGGCTGCAGGCTGTGCAGACGCCTATTTTCTAAGCCGAGGAAAAGCAGTATCATGATCACCCGGCCCCAAGATACAGCCGTGGGGAATGGCTTTGAAGGGGAGTGTGCAAAGTATCCAGAAGCAAGCTGCCCGCTGATCTCTTACCACTAAATACAATCAGCTTTGGAGCAGGATTTTTaatgactgaaagaaaaaaatgtagtaaaaagaaaagcaagtcaTTTAAAAAGCAGAGGAGATTGGTGTGGGTGGCTTAGCTGCTGTTAGCTGCTGGGGAGCCCCCTCCTGCTGGggaagaagggggtggggggtggagtcTGTCCTTGGGGCTTTCTGCCTACCTGCTCTGGGATCAAAGCAAACTAGTTTGCTCTGGCGTCTCATTCCATAAATTAAGCTCTAATTAGCCCTTCTCTCCTCTTCGTGCTCTTGTGGATTGGAAAGGCCAAGCAGGGCCCCTTCTCTCGCTGGTTCCTCCCTGGGTGGCTTTGGACTCCAAGTCATTCGGGTTAGTGCCCTGGAAAACCACAGGGATCCCATGGGGAGCAATGATGCTACTCGAATTTACAAACCAACCCGCCGCACCCTGGGCTGAGGGTCTGACTGGAAGGTGGGGGTATGGGTTGGGATGAGGTGTGGGTGGAGACACTTTTTCTGGGTGTGGGTGGCTTCCATTTCTGGGGTCAGGGGTGAGCTGTGAGCAGCTGTCACCGCAGTGCGTGAGGATAGTATGTCCAGTGTCCCCCAACCGGGTGATCCGGCAGTAGGGAGTTTTCTTCTCAAGGGGCTGCTTTCCTTATCAGTGAACTGAGGGTGGCAGCTGCCGTGGTGACGGGTAAGAACTCAGCAGGGCACAGGAGGACCAAGTCCGTGCCCGTGTTTGCCTCCAGCAGCCGTGTGAATGTGGACAGGCCGTCCCCCGGGTCGGGGCCCCTTACCTGACCTGCGGGAGGAAGGGCTGCCCCAGGTTGCTGTAGGATCCTGTCTGGTCTGGGACCCTGTGTCCGCACGTACCTGTTCATCACTGAGAAAGGCCTGTTCACTGTTCCAGGTACCAGCCCTATTCGACGAGGTGGCCATCTATTTTTCTGATGAAGAGTGGGAAGTTTTGACGGAGCAACAAAAGGCCCTGTACCGGGAAGTCATGAGGATGAATTACGAAACTGTCCTGTCCCTGGGtaaagctttgttttcttttgtctcctgGAAGCTCTGAGGCCAGAGAATTGTTTCCATGTCTCTCTTCTCTGGTGTATCCAGTGTCCCTCTCTCCTGAACTTGGACTCTGTCTCCTCAATGTCTGAGCcatttaatttcctatttttgatTTGGGCAGTGTACAAATATTGTGTCCTTTGACTCAGCAACTTGTGTCACTTCTCAGAAATTCCCTCATTCGACCCAGGCATTGGCATttgaaacaaacacacaaaacataACCTTAGAAATGTCACCCTGAGTCTGGGCCTGTGTTCCTTAGGAGGGAAGGCAGACCTTGTTATTATCCTGTCAGCTTTGAAGCTTGGGACATGCCCCCAAAGAGTGTTTGCTCCCCACTCCCCCAGGACTGGTATTATCTGTCTAATCAGAATGTAGCCATTCGGAGGGTTTTTCCAGTTTCCTCATAGAGGTACCAAAATGTTCATTGGATGAGGGGCTGCATCCACCCACTTTGCTGCTAAATGcagttctgtttttgttgttgctggtaGCATCCCTCATTAGCAGAGATTCATAAATCCTCTTGGGAAGACCTCTTTCccagcatattttttctttaagtatccCTGAGCCTTTCCCCTTGTCTTTCACAAAAGAAGGGAGGGTGTTTCTGAAGTCCTGTGAAGCTCTCCTGCTAGTGCTCCAGGACAGTAACTCACGCTGTTACCTGTTTTATTTCCTGTCAACAGAATTCCCATTCCCTAAGCCAGACATGATCTCTCGGTTGGAAGGGGAAGAGGAGTCTCAGAATTCTGATGAGTGGCAGCTCCAAGGAGGAGGAACCTTTGCAGGTACCGTGAACAGACCAATTCAGCATCCATCCACAGGGGAACACTGTGAAGCTGGGTTTTCAGTTTCTATGTATAAACACATTCTGAAGAGTGAGGTAGAAAGATGAGCTCTGGAGTTTAAAAATCCCCCTCTTCCCGGCgttaactgtgtgaccttaggcaactTCTGTCACCTCTGAGCTTCCATCTCTTCCTCCGTCGGCTCTGGGGAGTAAGGCTTGATGCGCGACCTTGTACGTGGATGAACTGGAATGAGGCTTGTACAGCACTTGGCCCAGCGCACATCCAGGGTGAGCTGGGCCATCCCAGCGCAGCACATGCCCCTGCACACTCTGAGTTAGCTGGCTTTCTGTCCATTTCACACTGGATGGAAAAATCAATAGCAGCCATAGTGCACACTGGAGCAAATACGTCTAAGAAGCACTTACTCCTTTATCGAGAAAAATGGTTAGCAACGTAGCAGTCAAGTAAATACAGCATAGCTCCCAGACAGCCagaatagctttatttttattttctctagaggTAAGAGTTTAAAATGCCATATTTCACTGACTCTAGGATATGTTTTTTCCGCCACCACTTCACCATCTCTGAAACTGGAATGCCTCTTAAAGTCAGTGGCTTGTCATAGCTTCCTtagtggcattttttttccttccttaatgGCACGTAATGGTGCATTCTACAACTGATGGCATTTTAGTTTTGGTGAAATTTCCCCAAATCATATCCAACTTCTGTGGCCACCTTCTAAATATAAACATACAGTGAAACCCAGTTCTAACGTTGGTGTGCAAGAACTAATTTTCTGCCTTACAAGCTTAATTTTGTTGAGTGTGGTTTTTCCTGTGGGTTTTCTTGGTTCAGGAGATGAGATTCAGCCCATGACAGCACCCAGATTTCTGTAATATTATGTGGCAGAATGAGTTACATTTGGCTTCTCattcacataaaaattattttgacctAAATGTGGCCCCTAAATTATTTAGTGCCTGTGTTGagttcccagctctgcctctttctaGTGTGGCTACCTCCATGCATTATGTCACCTCTGTCCCatccctttcctcatctgcaaaggaGGAACAGTGATGCAGTTATTGAGAGGATTAGAAGTGGGTGATCCATGTCAGTATCTGGCCTATGGATAAGGACTTAGGCAATGGTTATTTGTTATTAAAGTTACTTTTGGTGAAACTCAGATTAAGGTATTCTTTGCTTTTCAACCCAAAGAGTTAGGGTATAAACCATTTTACTTACTAGCGTTATTTTTGCCCCTCCCTGTTGTCTCCCAGAAAATGAAGAGTCGGACGTGAAGCCCCCGGAGTGGGCCAGCCCGGTGAACGCTGCCGCCCACTTTCCTCAGCCTCAGCACCTGGACAGCTTGGGCCTCCGCCTGCCCCGGGACTTCACGGAGCTGCCCGAGTGGAGCGAGGGGTACCCCTTCTACGTGACCATGGGCTTCCCAGGGTACGACCTGTCTGCGGACGACATCGCCGGGAAGTTTCAGTTCAGCCGGGGCATGCGCCGCAGTTACGACGCAGGGTTCAAGTTAATGGTGGTGGAATACGCCGAGAGCACCAACAACTGCCAGGCTGCCAAGCAGTTTGGGGTGTTGGAAAAGAACGTTCGAGACTGGCGCAAAGTGAAGCCGCAGCTCCAGAACGCCCACGCCATGCGCCGGGCATTCCGAGGGCCCAAGAACGGGAGGTTTGCCCTGGTGGACCAGCGTGTGGCCGAGTACGTCCGCTACATGCAGGCCAAAGGGGACCCCATCACCAGGGAGGCCATGCAGCTCAAAGCCCTCGAAATCGCCCAGGAGATGAACATTCCGGAGAAGGGGTTCAAGGCAAGCTTGGGCTGGTGTCGGAGGATGATGAGGAGGTACGACCTGTCTCTGAGGCACAAGGTGCCCGTCCCCCAGCACCTGCCCGAGGACCTGACTGAGAAGCTCGTCTCGTACCAGCGCAGCGTGCTGGCTCTGCGCCGGGCGCATGACTACCAGGTGGCTCAGATGGGGAACGCAGACGAGACGCCCATCTGTCTAGAGGTGCCATCGAGGGTGACTGTTGACAACCAGGGCGAAAAGCCTGTCTTGGTCAAGACGCCCGgcagggaaaaactgaaaatcacGGCGATGCTTGGCGTCCTGGCCGATGGGAGGAAGTTGCCTCCGTACATCATTCTGAGGGGGACGTACATCCCCCCTGGGAAGTTCCCCAGCGGGATGGAGATCCGTTGCCACCGGTACGGCTGGATGACGGAGGACTTGATGCAGGACTGGCTGGAAGTGGTGTGGAGACGGAGGCCCGGCGCGGCGCCCAAGCAGCGAGGGATGCTCATCTTGAATGGCTTCCGGGGCCACGCCACCGACTCCGTGAAGAACTCCATGGACAGCATGAACACCGACATGGTGATCATCCCGGGGGGCCTGACCTCGCAGCTCCAGGTGCTGGATGTGGTGGTCTACAAGCCGCTGAACGACAGCGTGCGGGCTCAGTACTCCAACTGGCTTCTGGCCGGGAACCTGGCGCTGAGCCCCACCGGGAATGCCAAGAAGCCGCCCCTGGGCCTCTTTCTGGAGTGGGTCATGGTCGCGTGGAATAACATCCCAAGCGAATCCATTGTCCAGGGCTTCAAGAAGTGCCACATCTCCAGCAACTTGGAGGAGGAAGACGATGTCCTGTGG
Above is a window of Lemur catta isolate mLemCat1 chromosome 3, mLemCat1.pri, whole genome shotgun sequence DNA encoding:
- the POGK gene encoding pogo transposable element with KRAB domain isoform X1, with the translated sequence MMSLLSQPLLMLNCLLVPTQLKMESTAYPLNLTLKEEEEEEEIQSRELEDGPADMQKVRICSEGGWVPALFDEVAIYFSDEEWEVLTEQQKALYREVMRMNYETVLSLEFPFPKPDMISRLEGEEESQNSDEWQLQGGGTFAENEESDVKPPEWASPVNAAAHFPQPQHLDSLGLRLPRDFTELPEWSEGYPFYVTMGFPGYDLSADDIAGKFQFSRGMRRSYDAGFKLMVVEYAESTNNCQAAKQFGVLEKNVRDWRKVKPQLQNAHAMRRAFRGPKNGRFALVDQRVAEYVRYMQAKGDPITREAMQLKALEIAQEMNIPEKGFKASLGWCRRMMRRYDLSLRHKVPVPQHLPEDLTEKLVSYQRSVLALRRAHDYQVAQMGNADETPICLEVPSRVTVDNQGEKPVLVKTPGREKLKITAMLGVLADGRKLPPYIILRGTYIPPGKFPSGMEIRCHRYGWMTEDLMQDWLEVVWRRRPGAAPKQRGMLILNGFRGHATDSVKNSMDSMNTDMVIIPGGLTSQLQVLDVVVYKPLNDSVRAQYSNWLLAGNLALSPTGNAKKPPLGLFLEWVMVAWNNIPSESIVQGFKKCHISSNLEEEDDVLWEIESELPGGGEPPKECDSESMTEGN
- the POGK gene encoding pogo transposable element with KRAB domain isoform X2, yielding MMSLLSQPLLMLNCLLVPTQLKMESTAYPLNLTLKEEEEEEEIQSRELEDGPADMQKVPALFDEVAIYFSDEEWEVLTEQQKALYREVMRMNYETVLSLEFPFPKPDMISRLEGEEESQNSDEWQLQGGGTFAENEESDVKPPEWASPVNAAAHFPQPQHLDSLGLRLPRDFTELPEWSEGYPFYVTMGFPGYDLSADDIAGKFQFSRGMRRSYDAGFKLMVVEYAESTNNCQAAKQFGVLEKNVRDWRKVKPQLQNAHAMRRAFRGPKNGRFALVDQRVAEYVRYMQAKGDPITREAMQLKALEIAQEMNIPEKGFKASLGWCRRMMRRYDLSLRHKVPVPQHLPEDLTEKLVSYQRSVLALRRAHDYQVAQMGNADETPICLEVPSRVTVDNQGEKPVLVKTPGREKLKITAMLGVLADGRKLPPYIILRGTYIPPGKFPSGMEIRCHRYGWMTEDLMQDWLEVVWRRRPGAAPKQRGMLILNGFRGHATDSVKNSMDSMNTDMVIIPGGLTSQLQVLDVVVYKPLNDSVRAQYSNWLLAGNLALSPTGNAKKPPLGLFLEWVMVAWNNIPSESIVQGFKKCHISSNLEEEDDVLWEIESELPGGGEPPKECDSESMTEGN
- the POGK gene encoding pogo transposable element with KRAB domain isoform X3 — protein: MESTAYPLNLTLKEEEEEEEIQSRELEDGPADMQKVRICSEGGWVPALFDEVAIYFSDEEWEVLTEQQKALYREVMRMNYETVLSLEFPFPKPDMISRLEGEEESQNSDEWQLQGGGTFAENEESDVKPPEWASPVNAAAHFPQPQHLDSLGLRLPRDFTELPEWSEGYPFYVTMGFPGYDLSADDIAGKFQFSRGMRRSYDAGFKLMVVEYAESTNNCQAAKQFGVLEKNVRDWRKVKPQLQNAHAMRRAFRGPKNGRFALVDQRVAEYVRYMQAKGDPITREAMQLKALEIAQEMNIPEKGFKASLGWCRRMMRRYDLSLRHKVPVPQHLPEDLTEKLVSYQRSVLALRRAHDYQVAQMGNADETPICLEVPSRVTVDNQGEKPVLVKTPGREKLKITAMLGVLADGRKLPPYIILRGTYIPPGKFPSGMEIRCHRYGWMTEDLMQDWLEVVWRRRPGAAPKQRGMLILNGFRGHATDSVKNSMDSMNTDMVIIPGGLTSQLQVLDVVVYKPLNDSVRAQYSNWLLAGNLALSPTGNAKKPPLGLFLEWVMVAWNNIPSESIVQGFKKCHISSNLEEEDDVLWEIESELPGGGEPPKECDSESMTEGN